In Sorghum bicolor cultivar BTx623 chromosome 8, Sorghum_bicolor_NCBIv3, whole genome shotgun sequence, one genomic interval encodes:
- the LOC110429645 gene encoding transcription factor bHLH95-like isoform X2: MAQAQDQEHPLALSLPPPAKAKEEASPEPERARRRHMSRLYAELGAQLPGLPPRASRARILEDAIAYVGVLRATVAGLEARAAFAKAAATATATPASAAEVVVAGKASCFAVRLPVARRRGALTRVLEVFRRHGVPVLEATVTSDGGEAAVTVTTAPVPPRFLQRIQEDIRSSIA, from the exons ATGGCCCAGGCCCAGGACCAGGAGCACCCGCTGGCGCTCTCACTGCCGCCGCCCGCCAAAGCCAAGGAGGAGGCCTCCCCTGAGCCCgagcgcgcgcgccgccgccacaTGTCCAGGCTCTACGCCGAGCTCGGTGCTCAGCTCCCCGGCCTGCCCCCTCgg GCGAGCAGGGCGCGGATCCTGGAGGACGCGATCGCCTACGTGGGGGTGCTGCGGGCCACGGTCGCGGGGCTCGAGGCGCGCGCCGCGTTCGCGAAAgcagcggcgacggcgacggctacGCCCGCCAGCGCGGCCGAGGTGGTCGTGGCCGGGAAGGCGTCGTGCTTCGCCGTCCGCCTGCCGGTGGCGCGGCGCCGGGGCGCGCTGACGCGCGTGCTGGAGGTGTTCCGGCGGCACGGCGTGCCCGTCCTCGAGGCCACGGTCACCAGCGACGGCGGCGAGGCTGCGGTCACGGTCACCACGGCGCCTGTGCCGCCGAGATTCCTCCAGAGGATTCAAGAAGATATCAGGAGCAGCATTGCGTGA
- the LOC110429645 gene encoding uncharacterized protein LOC110429645 isoform X1: MLRRRLRHLSRHLFPALAILPRTPWISRARSSYLSHARSIHPMRSIAFAAVALLQHAQLQPISNPPVPNSSSIFKPQLQDLSLLCPKFIPNRWEHEPRGKNLSSNSRRGTVAPVARAAISDLVADAPAAPVDGSTSATSTPAALAAAGSPTLPSLQATGFPAWWTGPSTVASFRHESSTIEG; encoded by the exons AtgctccgccgccgcctccgccaccTCTCCCGCCACCTCTTCCCCGCGCTCGCTATTCTCCCGCGCACTCCCTGGATCTCCCGCGCGCGCTCGTCGTATTTGTCCCACGCGCGCTCAATCCATCCCATGCGTTCAATTGCTTTCGCGGCCGTCGCTCTTCTCCAGCATGCTCAATTGCAACCCATCTCAAATCCACCCGTCCCCAATTCATCCTCCATCTTCAAGCCCCAACTCCAAGACCTAAGCCTCCTCTGTCCAAAGTTCATCCCAAATCGCTGGGAACATGAACCCCGAGGGAAGAATCTGAGCTCAAATTCTAGGCGAGGCACCGTTGCTCCAGTCGCCCGTGCTGCCATATCTGATTTGGTGGCCGATGCTCCCGCAGCCCCTGTTGATGGATCCACTTCGGCCACTAGTACTCCCGCTGCCCTGGCTGCAGCAGGATCTCCGACACTTCCAAGTCTTCAGGCCACTGGTTTCCCGGCGTGGTGGACTGGTCCATCTACAGTAGCCTCCTTCAGGCATGAATCGTCTACCATTGAAGG ATGA